The Anolis carolinensis isolate JA03-04 chromosome 2, rAnoCar3.1.pri, whole genome shotgun sequence genome has a window encoding:
- the LOC103277814 gene encoding Golgi-associated RAB2 interactor protein 1B-like — protein MAKGASGVNYDMGEELGLEKGLLCQFIHSPVYNLFPRSAVFESNFIQVTKKGRWVDINNVPTVVTMGVTSTDPCLPLPNVLLMAKRRRPHRREDPKRPTLELTRMLPLRYLRLSVQSSRQRTLRFQMMTRSDFFLQLHPNHPSIVFALWTRLVNILEHGLSITTKDPAIRIRHSLVPSRPCSSSSSDEGMVKIISKEMSGVVSQISEKIEKEKEIQRRMSFQKEEEEMSALSNDLRMLFYDMPRPLVCAKCKGRLPRSHLRRSASEEAATDSEPNLLPWTDRHSYGLWQQETPGWLQPLCRLSSLAAAGGK, from the coding sequence ATGGCTAAAGGGGCCTCAGGTGTCAACTATGACATGGGTGAGGAGCTGGGCCTGGAAAAGGGCCTGCTCTGCCAGTTCATCCACTCCCCAGTTTACAACCTTTTCCCCAGATCAGCAGTTTTTGAGAGCAACTTCATCCAGGTAACCAAGAAGGGGAGATGGGTGGACATCAACAACGTGCCCACTGTTGTGACTATGGGGGTGACCTCCACAGACCCCTGCCTCCCATTGCCCAATGTCCTGCTGATGGCCAAGCGGCGGCGGCCCCACAGAAGAGAGGACCCCAAGCGACCCACCCTCGAGCTCACGAGGATGCTGCCCCTGCGCTACCTGCGCCTGTCAGTCCAGAGCTCCAGACAGCGCACCCTGCGCTTCCAGATGATGACTCGTAGTGacttcttcctgcagctgcacCCCAATCACCCCAGCATCGTCTTTGCCCTCTGGACCCGGCTGGTCAACATCCTTGAGCACGGCCTCTCCATCACCACCAAGGACCCTGCCATCCGCATCCGGCACAGCCTTGTTCCCAGCAGGCCCTGTAGCAGCAGCTCCTCTGATGAGGGCATGGTGAAGATCATCAGTAAAGAAATGTCAGGCGTCGTCTCCCAGATTTCggaaaaaatagaaaaggaaaaggaaatacaGAGAAGGATGTCCTtccagaaagaggaggaggaaatgtcTGCTTTATCCAATGACCTGAGAATGCTCTTCTATGACATGCCTCGGCCGCTGGTGTGTGCCAAGTGCAAGGGCCGCCTGCCCAGGAGCCACCTGCGGAGGAGCGCTAGTGAAGAGGCTGCCACCGACTCAGAACCTAACCTCCTGCCCTGGACCGACAGGCACAGCTATGGCCTCTGGCAGCAGGAGACCCCCGGCTGGCTCCAGCCCCTCTGTCGCCTCAGCAGTCTGGCTGCCGCTGGAGGAAAGTAA